From one Haloferax marinisediminis genomic stretch:
- a CDS encoding dolichol kinase, with protein MGRPSTAEIKRRLVHVSGSGMPLLYILGIVDWQTLGYLFVLASIAVTVLEVLRLYGNLDWRIYDELTREYEQDNVAGYALYTYSQTFVALVFAPYIAVPGMLMLTVGDPISGLLGSAPVGEMKSLSTLAAMFTVCFALTAPFVIPVAGVVVGSVASAAGAVGATVSDGVKPVVAGYVIDDNLSIPPVSCAAIAVTLTLLA; from the coding sequence GTGGGACGCCCGAGCACCGCCGAGATAAAACGGCGTCTGGTCCACGTGAGCGGGTCGGGGATGCCACTCCTCTACATCCTCGGCATCGTCGACTGGCAGACGCTCGGTTACCTCTTCGTACTCGCGTCGATTGCCGTCACCGTCCTCGAAGTGCTCCGTCTCTACGGGAACCTCGACTGGCGAATCTACGACGAACTCACCCGTGAGTACGAACAAGATAACGTCGCAGGCTACGCCCTCTACACCTACAGCCAGACGTTCGTCGCGCTCGTCTTCGCGCCGTACATCGCAGTCCCCGGGATGCTCATGCTCACCGTCGGCGACCCGATAAGCGGCCTTCTCGGGTCTGCACCGGTCGGCGAGATGAAGTCGCTCAGTACGCTCGCGGCGATGTTCACCGTCTGTTTCGCCCTCACCGCACCGTTCGTGATACCGGTCGCTGGCGTCGTCGTCGGGAGCGTCGCGTCGGCGGCGGGTGCAGTCGGTGCGACGGTGTCAGACGGCGTGAAGCCCGTCGTCGCGGGCTACGTCATCGACGACAACCTCTCGATTCCGCCGGTCTCTTGCGCCGCCATCGCGGTGACCCTCACGCTTCTCGCGTGA
- a CDS encoding cation:proton antiporter regulatory subunit has translation MTVYESDLPGVGKKHEVELDGGARLVIVTHNTGKREVFRRASADSDSEKLFELNDDLARQVGTLLEGAYFQPVQSTSIETLLGDNTVLEWVEVSDDSDVVGKTLGESELRQVTGASVIVIERDDEVITSPGGDAMIEAGDTLVVIGARDACRDFVTLVTGA, from the coding sequence GTGACTGTCTACGAGAGCGACCTTCCGGGCGTCGGGAAAAAACACGAGGTGGAACTCGACGGCGGGGCACGACTCGTCATCGTGACCCACAACACCGGGAAACGAGAGGTATTTCGCCGCGCGAGCGCCGACAGCGACTCAGAGAAACTGTTCGAACTGAACGATGACCTCGCGCGACAGGTTGGGACGCTCCTCGAAGGCGCGTACTTCCAACCGGTCCAGTCGACCTCCATCGAGACGTTGCTCGGCGACAACACCGTCCTCGAGTGGGTGGAAGTCAGCGACGACTCCGACGTCGTGGGAAAGACACTCGGCGAGTCAGAACTCCGGCAGGTGACTGGGGCGTCCGTCATCGTCATCGAACGTGACGACGAAGTCATCACCTCGCCGGGAGGCGACGCGATGATCGAAGCAGGCGACACGCTGGTCGTCATCGGCGCCCGTGACGCCTGCCGTGACTTCGTGACACTCGTAACCGGAGCCTAA
- a CDS encoding cation:proton antiporter, producing the protein MAADLLEFGYLLVVLALTGAIALRLGLSVIPLYVIGGVVVGPYVAGRLGLPYVAEGEVITLLAEVGIVLLLFFLGLEFSLDRLRAARSNISRAGAIDLLVNLPLGVVIGLALGWSVVEAFLLGGIVYISSSAIVTKTLIDLGWIADPESEPILGTLVFEDLAIAVYLAAVTSLVLGGEGGLAAIGRSLAIAFGFLGLLLIAVQYGTSLFTRVLDVENEEAFVLRALAVVVPIAGAALALGVSEAVAAFFVGMGFSTSGHRETIERRLTSVRDVFAAIFFFWIGLGTDPTLLVAAAVPLVIAVVLTTPAKVISGYLGGRVYDLSNHRSLRVGVGMVPRGEFSLVIAALAASGSTQVMREVIPSFAVGYVLVMSALGTVLMQRSDLVERLIFRRQSAGADS; encoded by the coding sequence ATGGCAGCGGACCTCCTCGAATTCGGCTATCTACTCGTCGTTCTCGCCCTCACCGGGGCGATTGCACTCCGACTCGGTCTGTCGGTCATCCCCCTGTACGTCATTGGCGGCGTCGTCGTCGGCCCGTACGTCGCAGGGCGACTCGGCCTTCCGTACGTCGCCGAGGGCGAAGTGATCACGCTGCTCGCGGAAGTTGGTATCGTGCTGCTCTTGTTCTTCCTCGGACTCGAGTTCAGCCTCGACCGACTCCGTGCCGCGCGGAGCAACATCAGCCGCGCCGGTGCCATCGACCTGCTGGTGAACCTGCCACTGGGCGTCGTCATCGGACTCGCCCTCGGGTGGTCGGTCGTCGAAGCGTTCCTCCTCGGCGGCATCGTCTACATCTCTTCGTCCGCCATCGTGACGAAGACGCTCATCGACCTCGGGTGGATTGCCGACCCCGAATCCGAACCCATTCTGGGGACGCTCGTCTTCGAAGACCTCGCCATCGCCGTCTACCTCGCCGCCGTCACCTCACTCGTCCTCGGTGGCGAGGGCGGACTCGCCGCGATTGGGCGCTCGCTCGCCATCGCGTTCGGGTTCCTCGGTCTCCTCCTCATCGCTGTCCAGTACGGGACGAGCCTGTTCACTCGCGTCCTCGACGTGGAGAACGAAGAGGCGTTCGTCCTTCGAGCGCTCGCCGTCGTCGTCCCCATCGCCGGCGCAGCACTAGCGCTCGGCGTGAGCGAGGCAGTTGCGGCGTTCTTCGTCGGCATGGGCTTTTCGACGAGTGGCCACCGCGAGACCATCGAGCGCCGCCTGACGTCCGTCCGCGACGTGTTCGCGGCGATATTCTTCTTCTGGATTGGCCTCGGGACGGACCCGACGTTGCTCGTCGCGGCCGCGGTTCCGCTCGTCATCGCCGTGGTGTTGACGACGCCTGCAAAGGTCATCTCTGGCTACCTCGGCGGCCGTGTCTACGACCTCTCGAACCACCGGTCACTCCGCGTCGGTGTCGGAATGGTCCCACGCGGGGAGTTCTCGCTCGTCATCGCGGCGCTGGCGGCGTCGGGGTCGACACAGGTGATGCGCGAGGTCATCCCGTCGTTCGCCGTCGGGTACGTTCTCGTCATGAGCGCCCTCGGGACGGTGTTAATGCAGCGGTCTGACCTCGTCGAACGACTGATCTTCCGTCGACAGTCGGCGGGAGCAGACTCCTAA
- a CDS encoding argininosuccinate synthase, giving the protein MKKVALAFSGGLDTTICVPILKEEYGYDEVIGVTVDVGQPEEEFDEAYETAEALGLEHYVIDAKDEFAELCLDSVTANADYQGYPLGTALARPVIANAILDLALEEDCDGIAHGCTGKGNDQLRFEAVWRASDLEVIAPVREMGMTREWEIEYAAEKDLPVQGGNEGVWSIDTNLWSRSIEGGNLEDPGYVPPEDIYEWTDQPSGETELIEITFEDGYPVAIDGDEMEPLELIAFLNEKAGSYGVGRTDMMEDRMLGLKVRENYEHPAATTLLNAHKALEGLVLTKEERDFKATVDNEWSQKAYEGLIDAPLVGALEGFIEKTQERVTGTVTIKFEGGQARPVGRESEYAAYSESAASFNTETVDGIEQADATGVAKYHGFQARLANQSTKKEKPELAADGGSDE; this is encoded by the coding sequence ATGAAGAAAGTCGCACTCGCGTTCTCCGGCGGACTCGACACCACAATCTGCGTCCCAATCCTCAAAGAGGAGTACGGATACGACGAAGTCATCGGCGTCACCGTCGACGTCGGTCAGCCCGAAGAAGAGTTCGACGAGGCCTACGAGACGGCCGAAGCACTCGGACTCGAACACTACGTCATCGACGCGAAAGACGAGTTCGCCGAACTCTGTCTCGACTCCGTCACCGCAAACGCGGACTATCAGGGCTATCCCCTCGGGACAGCGCTCGCACGCCCGGTCATCGCGAATGCCATCCTCGACCTCGCACTCGAAGAGGACTGTGACGGCATCGCCCACGGGTGTACGGGTAAAGGAAACGACCAGCTGCGCTTCGAAGCAGTCTGGCGTGCCTCTGACCTCGAAGTCATCGCCCCCGTCCGCGAGATGGGCATGACCCGCGAGTGGGAAATCGAGTACGCCGCCGAGAAAGACCTCCCAGTGCAGGGAGGCAACGAAGGCGTCTGGTCCATCGACACGAACCTCTGGAGCCGTTCCATCGAGGGCGGCAACCTCGAAGACCCCGGCTACGTCCCGCCGGAAGACATCTACGAGTGGACCGACCAGCCCTCGGGCGAGACGGAACTCATCGAGATTACGTTCGAAGATGGCTACCCGGTCGCCATCGACGGCGACGAGATGGAGCCCCTCGAACTCATCGCCTTCCTCAACGAGAAAGCCGGTTCGTACGGCGTCGGCCGCACGGACATGATGGAAGACCGCATGCTCGGCCTGAAGGTGCGCGAGAACTACGAGCACCCGGCCGCGACGACGCTCCTCAACGCGCACAAGGCGCTCGAAGGCCTCGTCCTCACGAAAGAAGAGCGTGACTTCAAGGCCACCGTCGACAACGAGTGGTCCCAGAAGGCCTACGAGGGCCTCATCGACGCCCCGCTCGTGGGTGCGCTCGAAGGCTTCATCGAGAAGACCCAAGAGCGCGTCACGGGCACTGTGACCATCAAGTTCGAGGGCGGACAGGCCCGCCCGGTCGGCCGCGAGTCCGAGTACGCTGCCTACTCCGAGTCCGCCGCCTCCTTCAACACGGAGACGGTCGACGGCATCGAGCAGGCCGACGCCACGGGCGTCGCCAAGTACCACGGCTTCCAGGCACGCCTCGCGAACCAGAGCACGAAGAAAGAAAAGCCAGAACTGGCCGCCGACGGCGGCAGCGACGAGTAA
- the argH gene encoding argininosuccinate lyase, protein MTGEDGDSESVIRRDRFSGGPARGFMSSLAADERIFEADLAVDRAHVVMLAAQDIIESDVAADILDALDDVEAAGHESLSGGEDVHEAIEAAVIDIVGPDGGKMHTARSRNDEVATCIRYRLREDVLEALDAALALRESLVETAAAHTETVMPGYTHLQPAQPTTVAHFLLSYERAVARDCARLMCAYERINQSPLGSAAFAGTPFDVNRELVADLLGFDSVMENSMDASATRDFLAETLGALTTHAITLSGLAEDLVIFSNKGFVELSDDYSSTSSIMPQKKNPDTMELVRAVAGDAVGELTGLLTTLKGLPRAYNRDLQRAHKHAFRAVDDVSEAAAVAAGAVASATWPEDELAAAAGDGFSTATGVADLLAMAGLPFRTAHEVVAEAAARSTGTPDVATLDAVATDVLGESLFTHVTADAVEAALDPTESVASRDSVGGPAPAAVESTLSTARDDLSADYAAVADARDTLTAAADELDEEVSSYV, encoded by the coding sequence ATGACAGGCGAGGACGGTGACTCCGAGAGCGTCATTCGCCGGGACCGCTTCAGCGGCGGCCCCGCCCGCGGGTTCATGTCGAGTCTCGCGGCAGACGAACGCATCTTCGAGGCCGACCTCGCCGTCGACCGGGCGCACGTGGTGATGCTCGCGGCACAGGACATCATCGAGTCCGACGTCGCCGCAGACATCCTCGACGCGCTTGACGACGTGGAAGCCGCCGGCCACGAGTCACTCTCCGGCGGCGAAGACGTGCACGAAGCCATCGAAGCGGCCGTCATCGACATCGTCGGCCCCGACGGTGGGAAGATGCACACCGCGCGCTCGCGCAACGACGAGGTTGCGACGTGTATCCGCTACCGCCTCCGCGAGGACGTACTGGAGGCACTCGACGCCGCCCTCGCACTGCGCGAATCGCTCGTCGAGACGGCGGCAGCACACACCGAGACGGTGATGCCCGGGTACACACACCTGCAACCCGCCCAACCGACGACGGTTGCGCACTTTCTGCTCTCGTACGAACGGGCGGTCGCCCGCGACTGCGCCCGCCTCATGTGTGCGTACGAGCGTATCAACCAGTCACCCCTCGGGTCGGCCGCCTTCGCGGGGACACCGTTCGACGTGAACCGCGAACTCGTCGCCGACCTCCTCGGGTTCGACAGCGTGATGGAGAACTCGATGGACGCCTCTGCGACGCGCGACTTCCTCGCGGAGACGCTCGGGGCGCTGACGACACACGCCATCACGCTCTCGGGACTCGCCGAAGACCTCGTCATCTTCTCGAACAAGGGCTTCGTCGAACTCTCGGACGACTACTCGTCGACGTCGTCTATCATGCCCCAGAAGAAGAACCCCGACACGATGGAACTCGTCCGCGCCGTCGCGGGCGACGCCGTCGGGGAACTCACCGGGCTCTTGACGACGCTCAAAGGACTGCCGCGCGCGTACAACCGCGACTTACAACGCGCGCACAAGCACGCGTTCCGCGCCGTGGACGACGTATCCGAAGCGGCCGCCGTGGCCGCCGGTGCCGTCGCCTCCGCGACGTGGCCCGAAGACGAACTCGCCGCGGCCGCCGGAGACGGCTTTTCGACGGCGACGGGCGTCGCGGACCTGCTCGCGATGGCGGGGCTACCGTTCCGCACGGCCCACGAAGTCGTCGCCGAGGCCGCCGCCCGGTCCACGGGAACGCCAGACGTGGCAACACTTGACGCCGTCGCTACGGACGTATTAGGTGAGTCTCTCTTTACGCACGTGACAGCAGACGCCGTCGAAGCCGCGCTCGATCCGACCGAGAGCGTGGCGAGTCGCGATTCGGTCGGTGGGCCCGCGCCCGCCGCCGTCGAATCGACGCTCTCGACGGCCCGTGACGACCTCTCGGCGGACTACGCTGCCGTCGCGGACGCCCGCGACACGCTTACGGCCGCTGCCGACGAACTCGACGAGGAGGTATCGAGCTATGTCTGA
- the lysW gene encoding lysine biosynthesis protein LysW has protein sequence MSDTITAEDPLSGEEIELPADVEVGEIIDSPATGAELEVVSLDPVVLEEAPELEEDWGE, from the coding sequence ATGAGCGACACCATCACTGCGGAAGACCCGCTGAGCGGAGAAGAAATCGAGCTGCCGGCCGACGTCGAAGTCGGCGAAATCATCGACAGTCCTGCCACAGGCGCAGAACTAGAGGTCGTCTCCCTCGACCCCGTCGTGCTCGAGGAAGCACCTGAACTCGAAGAGGATTGGGGAGAGTAA
- the lysX gene encoding lysine biosynthesis protein LysX, whose amino-acid sequence MHIGLLYSRIRRDEKLLLNELRERGHEVTKIDVRKEQFDLTEPPAAFDGVDIVVDRCLATSRSLYITRFLQSYGIPVVNSHETADICADKAKNSLALADAGVPTPNTKVAFTVESAMEIVEEFGYPCVLKPVVGSWGRLMAKIDSEAAAEAILEHKATLGNYEHKVFYIQEFVEKPGRDIRVLAVDGEPIAAMTRTSDHWLTNAAKGADAEAFELDDRAKELVKQASDAVGGGLLGVDLMETGDDYTVHEVNHTVEFKALNDAVDVDVPAKVVDWLETKVDGEKTLAEVSA is encoded by the coding sequence GTGCATATTGGACTGCTCTACTCCCGGATTCGCCGCGACGAGAAGTTGCTCCTCAACGAGCTCCGCGAGCGCGGCCACGAGGTGACGAAGATAGACGTTCGGAAAGAGCAGTTCGACCTCACCGAGCCGCCGGCGGCGTTCGACGGCGTCGACATCGTGGTCGACAGGTGTCTGGCGACGAGCAGGAGCCTCTACATCACGCGCTTCCTGCAGTCGTACGGCATCCCCGTCGTCAACTCACACGAGACGGCAGACATCTGCGCCGACAAGGCGAAGAACAGTCTCGCACTCGCGGATGCGGGCGTCCCCACGCCCAACACGAAAGTCGCGTTCACCGTCGAATCGGCGATGGAAATCGTCGAAGAGTTCGGCTACCCCTGCGTCCTCAAGCCCGTCGTCGGGTCGTGGGGACGTCTGATGGCGAAAATCGACTCCGAAGCGGCCGCCGAGGCGATTTTAGAGCACAAGGCGACGCTCGGAAACTACGAACACAAGGTGTTCTACATCCAGGAGTTCGTCGAGAAACCCGGTCGCGACATTCGCGTCCTCGCCGTCGATGGTGAACCCATCGCCGCGATGACTCGAACCTCGGACCACTGGCTCACGAACGCCGCGAAAGGCGCCGACGCCGAAGCGTTCGAACTCGACGACCGCGCGAAAGAACTCGTGAAGCAGGCGTCCGATGCAGTCGGCGGCGGCCTGCTCGGCGTCGACCTCATGGAGACCGGTGACGACTACACCGTCCACGAGGTCAACCACACGGTCGAGTTCAAAGCACTCAACGACGCGGTCGACGTGGACGTTCCCGCGAAGGTCGTCGATTGGCTGGAGACGAAAGTCGACGGCGAAAAGACGCTCGCGGAGGTTTCGGCGTGA
- the argC gene encoding N-acetyl-gamma-glutamyl-phosphate reductase — translation MSEVLTAGVVGGSGFTGGELLRLLDGHPNFEIAQATSRSYERKTIGHVHPNLRHLDVRFTSPEDLESVDVLFTATPHGVSMEHIDEFQDAADTVVDLSADFRLSEEAQYDQWYDGHTCPEYLEKSEYALPELNRENLPGADLIAAGGCNATATILGLKPLFDADILSGDEQVVVDVKVGSSEGGAGASKASSHAERSGIVRPYAPTGHRHEAEIEEFLGLSVSFTVHAVDMVRGAAATCHVFPDGPVSKGDMWKAYRGSYGDEPFMRTVAGGGGVYRYPEPKAVAGTNFGEVGFEIDPSNRRLVVFSAIDNMMKGSAGQAVHAANIALGFDETAGLDFTGFHPIGSP, via the coding sequence GTGAGCGAGGTACTCACAGCAGGTGTCGTCGGTGGCTCTGGATTCACCGGCGGTGAACTGCTCCGTCTCCTCGATGGACACCCGAACTTCGAGATCGCACAGGCCACGAGCCGCTCCTACGAGCGCAAGACCATCGGCCACGTCCATCCGAACCTTCGTCACCTCGACGTGCGCTTTACCTCACCCGAGGACCTCGAATCGGTCGACGTGCTGTTTACGGCGACACCGCACGGCGTCTCGATGGAACACATCGACGAGTTCCAGGACGCCGCCGACACCGTCGTGGACCTCTCTGCCGACTTCAGACTCTCCGAAGAAGCACAGTACGACCAGTGGTACGACGGGCACACGTGCCCCGAATATCTCGAAAAGTCGGAGTACGCGCTTCCCGAACTGAATCGCGAGAACCTCCCCGGTGCGGACCTCATCGCCGCGGGCGGGTGTAACGCGACTGCGACGATTCTCGGGCTGAAACCACTTTTCGACGCCGACATCCTCTCCGGTGACGAGCAGGTCGTCGTCGACGTGAAAGTCGGGTCGTCCGAAGGTGGCGCGGGCGCGAGCAAGGCGTCGTCACACGCCGAGCGCTCCGGAATCGTCCGCCCCTACGCCCCGACCGGCCACCGTCACGAGGCCGAAATCGAGGAGTTCCTCGGCCTCTCTGTCTCCTTTACCGTCCACGCAGTGGACATGGTCCGCGGTGCGGCGGCGACCTGTCACGTCTTCCCCGACGGACCAGTGTCGAAAGGCGACATGTGGAAGGCCTACAGAGGAAGCTACGGCGACGAACCGTTCATGCGCACCGTCGCCGGCGGCGGTGGCGTCTACCGCTACCCCGAACCGAAGGCCGTCGCAGGCACCAACTTCGGCGAAGTCGGCTTCGAAATCGACCCCTCGAACCGCCGACTCGTCGTGTTTTCGGCCATCGACAACATGATGAAAGGCTCTGCCGGGCAGGCAGTCCACGCCGCCAACATCGCACTCGGCTTCGACGAGACGGCCGGCCTCGACTTCACTGGCTTCCACCCGATTGGGTCTCCCTGA
- a CDS encoding acetylglutamate/acetylaminoadipate kinase produces MTGYTREELLAAHEQLVDNEANLIADGGQEPPVVVKIGGAKAVDPEGAVADVAHLVANGTDVVVVHGGSTAVDETLEELGEEPTYVESPSGVTGRFTDERTMEVFSMVMPGKLNTDLTALFREAGVDALGLSGVDGGLLTGPRKSAVRVVENGKKKIKRGDHSGKITSVNASLLETLLDGGYTPIVTVPMLADDGVPVNADADRAAAAVAGALGARLVVLTDVKGVYADPDDESTLIETADTPEEFEALEAAAEGFMTKKVMAAKEALTGGAAEVIVSDANLNDPIVTALNGGGTHVTPGALVEAEEASQ; encoded by the coding sequence ATGACAGGATACACACGCGAGGAACTGCTCGCGGCACACGAACAGCTCGTCGACAACGAGGCGAACCTCATCGCAGATGGGGGCCAAGAACCGCCAGTCGTCGTCAAGATTGGCGGCGCGAAAGCCGTCGACCCAGAGGGTGCCGTCGCAGACGTCGCACACCTCGTCGCCAACGGCACCGACGTCGTCGTCGTCCACGGCGGGTCCACTGCCGTCGACGAGACGCTCGAAGAACTCGGCGAGGAACCGACCTACGTCGAATCACCCTCGGGTGTGACCGGCCGCTTCACCGACGAGCGCACCATGGAGGTGTTCTCGATGGTGATGCCCGGCAAACTCAACACCGACCTGACGGCGCTGTTCCGTGAGGCAGGCGTCGACGCGCTCGGCCTCTCTGGCGTGGACGGTGGACTCCTCACTGGCCCGCGCAAGTCGGCAGTTCGCGTCGTCGAGAACGGCAAGAAGAAGATCAAACGCGGCGACCACTCCGGGAAGATTACTTCGGTCAACGCGTCGCTCCTCGAAACCCTCCTCGACGGCGGCTACACGCCAATCGTGACCGTCCCGATGCTCGCCGACGACGGTGTCCCAGTGAACGCGGACGCCGACCGTGCCGCAGCGGCAGTCGCGGGCGCACTCGGCGCGAGACTCGTCGTCCTCACCGACGTGAAGGGCGTCTACGCCGACCCCGACGACGAATCGACGCTCATCGAGACGGCCGACACGCCCGAGGAGTTCGAGGCGCTCGAAGCGGCCGCAGAAGGCTTCATGACGAAGAAAGTCATGGCCGCGAAAGAAGCACTCACCGGCGGGGCCGCCGAAGTCATCGTCTCCGATGCGAACCTGAACGACCCCATCGTGACGGCGCTCAACGGCGGCGGCACGCACGTGACGCCCGGTGCGCTGGTCGAAGCTGAGGAGGCCTCGCAATAA
- a CDS encoding aspartate aminotransferase family protein — translation MSGFVFSEKPITIESGEGPYLYSDDGTEYLDFGASYAVAALGHSHPAVTSAIQEQAAKLTYVQASYPVEVRTELYEKLAALAPGDIENVWLCNSGTEANEAAMKFARSATGRQKIIATKRAFHGRTLGSLALTWKQKYKKPYEPVAGGVEFVTYGDEEELAEAIDDETAAVFLEPIQGEGGINPASAEYLQAARDLTEDAGAALVFDEIQTGIGRTGSLWACENAGVVPDILTSAKGIANGLPLGATLCADWIADGAASHGSTFSGGPVVCAAANATLDTIVEQDIPGHAAAVGNYLTSELEAAVEEHDLPVREVRGEGLMIGVEVKRGANRTLKHLALSEQLLALPAGRTVVRFLPPLIIEEEHADRAVDAMTNVLS, via the coding sequence ATGTCAGGTTTCGTCTTCAGCGAGAAGCCCATCACCATCGAATCCGGTGAGGGTCCGTACCTCTATTCGGACGACGGAACCGAGTATCTCGACTTCGGCGCGAGTTACGCCGTCGCGGCACTCGGCCACTCGCACCCTGCGGTCACCTCCGCGATTCAGGAGCAGGCCGCGAAGTTGACCTACGTGCAGGCGTCGTATCCGGTCGAGGTTCGCACCGAACTGTACGAGAAACTCGCCGCACTCGCACCGGGCGACATCGAGAACGTCTGGCTCTGTAACTCCGGGACCGAGGCGAACGAAGCGGCGATGAAGTTCGCCCGCTCGGCGACCGGCCGCCAGAAGATTATCGCCACCAAACGCGCCTTCCACGGGCGCACCCTCGGTTCACTCGCGCTCACGTGGAAACAGAAGTACAAGAAGCCGTACGAACCGGTCGCTGGCGGCGTCGAGTTCGTCACCTACGGCGACGAGGAAGAACTGGCAGAAGCCATCGACGACGAGACGGCCGCCGTCTTCCTCGAACCGATTCAGGGAGAGGGCGGCATCAACCCCGCTTCGGCGGAGTACCTACAGGCCGCCCGCGACCTGACCGAAGACGCGGGTGCAGCACTCGTCTTCGACGAGATTCAGACCGGAATCGGTCGCACTGGGTCGCTGTGGGCCTGCGAGAACGCCGGCGTCGTCCCCGACATTCTCACGAGTGCGAAAGGCATCGCCAACGGTCTCCCACTCGGCGCGACGCTCTGTGCCGACTGGATTGCCGACGGCGCGGCCTCCCACGGGTCGACGTTCTCCGGCGGTCCCGTCGTCTGTGCCGCCGCAAACGCCACCCTCGACACCATCGTCGAACAGGACATCCCCGGCCACGCAGCAGCGGTTGGGAACTACCTCACCAGCGAACTCGAAGCAGCCGTCGAGGAACACGACCTGCCAGTCCGCGAGGTCCGCGGCGAAGGTCTGATGATTGGCGTCGAGGTCAAACGCGGCGCGAACCGCACGCTGAAGCATCTCGCACTGTCCGAGCAGTTGCTCGCACTTCCGGCGGGGCGGACCGTCGTGCGGTTCCTCCCGCCACTCATCATCGAGGAAGAACACGCGGACCGCGCAGTGGATGCGATGACGAACGTGTTGTCATGA